In a genomic window of Gossypium arboreum isolate Shixiya-1 chromosome 7, ASM2569848v2, whole genome shotgun sequence:
- the LOC108484339 gene encoding uncharacterized membrane protein At3g27390, which translates to MEVPSGLLAKLWSFVSFIPFFSLLFILGLLKAAIIGPVAVAIIGSGNSAVVIGLWPAHFIWTYFSVARTKRLGLALKIVVLVSLIVPLGLWPVVAVAGSILGGIGYGVFAPLIATFQAAGQNAIDKCYHCFADGCLSTIKGSCTVVVDFTDFCFHSYFSYMDELSEKMPPDEKPMDVKLMKLPGCLLVGLIGMLVDVPLITVVTLWKSPYMLFRGWKRLFEDLIGREGPFLETVCVPFAGLAILLWPLAVVGAVVGAIIASFFLGLYGGVIVHQEDSLHMGFSYIISVVSLFDEYVNDLLYVREGSCLPRLRYRRNKDRNSEIEKVDNNCCNELESKGQASSTQLISENSRTLKWPIQQYNPMQVWDWLFKSYEVDGRILLRDGLITIKDIEECIVKGNCKKLCIRLQAWSILQCLLTSVKADASGIVIGDNAELTRSNMPRDKVFEWFAGPLFVMKEQLKKLELDESEEACLRKLVMECKNETPEDWNDSGYPSEDNVRRAQLQAIIRRLQGIVASMSRIPTFRRRFRNLVKLLYIEVIQADASVHHIGGILKARLSGQRSSGKGSKKDGYENDDAKGNKANENLDVV; encoded by the exons ATGGAGGTTCCCTCGGGGTTGTTGGCTAAACTCTGGAGCTTCGTTTCATTTATTCCCTTCTTTTCTTTACTCTTTATCCTTGGCCTTCTCAAAG CTGCAATCATCGGTCCAGTAGCGGTTGCAATTATTGGGAGCGGGAATTCAGCAGTGGTGATTGGGCTTTGGCCAGCACATTTTATATGGACTTACTTCTCTGTAGCAAG AACGAAGAGACTGGGACTGGCTCTAAAGATTGTGGTTTTGGTGTCGTTGATTGTACCGCTGGGTCTCTGGCCAGTCGTGGCTGTTGCCGGAAGCATATTAGGTGGAATAGGGTATGGAGTTTTTGCTCCCCTTATTGCAACTTTTCAGGCAGCAGGGCAAAATGCGATCGACAAATGCTACCACTGCTTTGCT GATGGTTGTCTGTCAACCATTAAAGGAAGCTGCACGGTGGTTGTGGACTTCACAGATTTCTGTTTCCACTCATACTTCTCCTACATGGATGAGCTAAGCGAAAAAATGCCTCCGGATGAGAAGCCTATGGATGTAAA GTTAATGAAATTACCAGGTTGTTTGTTGGTTGGCTTGATTGGCATGTTGGTTGATGTGCCTTTGATTACAGTTGTTACTCTATGGAAAAGCCCATATATGCTGTTCAGAGGATGGAAAAGGTTGTTCGAAGATTTAATTGGTCGGGAAGGACCGTTCTTAGAGACAGTGTGTGTTCCCTTTGCTGGTTTAGCAATCCTTTTATGGCCTTTGGCTGTTGTGGGAGCTGTAGTTGGAGCTATCATTGCAAGCTTCTTTCTTGGACTCTACGGTGGAGTTATCGTGCATCAG GAAGATTCACTTCATATGGGATTTTCTTATATTATATCTGTGGTTTCGCTATTTGATGAGTACGTAAATGATTTACTCTACGTGAGGGAAGGATCCTGTCTGCCCAG GCTCCGGTATCGTAGAAACAAGGACCGTAATTCTGAGATCGAAAAGGTTGACAACAACTGTTGCAATGAACTGGAGAGTAAAGGTCAGGCATCAAGCACACAACTCATTTCAGAAAACTCAAGAACATTGAAGTGGCCAATTCAACAGTATAATCCAATGCAG GTGTGGGACTGGCTTTTTAAATCCTATGAGGTGGATGGTCGGATACTCCTCCGTGATGGCCTAATAACTATCAAGGACATTGAGGAATGCATTGTTAAGGGAAATTGTAAAAAGTTGTGCATAAGACTACAAGCTTGGTCCATCTTGCAGTGTCTGCTGACATCGGTTAAGGCTGACGCATCTGGCATAGTTATCG GTGATAATGCGGAACTGACTAGGAGTAATATGCCAAGGGACAAAGTGTTTGAATGGTTTGCTGGGCCGCTTTTTGTCATGAAAGAGCAATTAAAGAAGCTCGAATTAGATGAAAGTGAAGAAGCTTGCCTAAGGAAGCTGGTTATGGAGTGCAAAAATGAAACACCCGAGGACTGGAATGATTCTGGTTATCCATCCGAAGATAATGTCAGGAGAGCACAGCTTCAAGCCATAATTAGAAG ATTGCAGGGAATAGTAGCTTCCATGTCTCGAATACCAACCTTTCGGCGTCGCTTCAGGAACTTGGTGAAGTTGTTATACATAGAGGTGATTCAGGCTGATGCTTCAGTCCATCACATCGGAGGAATCCTAAAAGCTAGACTTAGTGGCCAGAGATCATCCGGAAAGGGAAGTAAAAAAGATGGATATGAAAATGATGATGCAAAAGGGAATAAAGCTAATGAAAATCTGGATGTAGTGTAA
- the LOC108489457 gene encoding zinc finger protein CONSTANS-LIKE 9-like, with product MGYICDFCGNQPSAVYCRSDAACLCLSCDRNVHSANALSKRHSRTLLCERCNSQPAFVRCVEERVYFCQNCDLMGHSTSTLNSTHRRQTINCYSGCPSSAELSSIWSFFSQSPSAGESTCEQELRQMSITETSWYPTENTISQNDTGDAEVNRDYNVDRGSSWSGSSIPELRSGPGLLDQPAGTADTSLSELSCPQTKCPGVCEDDLYDDFNMDEIDLNLEKYEELFGLTLNHSEELFGNGGIDSLFGTKDMSATDSYQGAVAAEGSSVGLVNAIQPACSNAASADSMMSNKTDSILCFTARQDHSSFSFSGLTGESSGGDYQDCGASSLLLMGEVPWCPPSEGPFSSATRSDAVMRYKEKKKTRKFEKRVRYASRKARADVRKRVKGRFVKAGDDYDYDPLNPTRSC from the exons ATGGGTTACATTTGTGATTTCTGCGGAAATCAACCGTCAGCAGTATATTGCCGGTCTGATGCTGCCTGTTTATGTTTGTCTTGCGATCGAAACGTCCATTCTGCTAACGCACTGTCAAAACGTCATTCGAGAACATTGTTATGTGAAAGATGCAATTCACAACCTGCTTTTGTTAGATGTGTTGAAGAAAGGGTATATTTCTGTCAGAATTGTGATTTGATGGGTCACAGTACCTCTACCTTGAATTCGACACATAGGAGGCAAACAATTAATTGTTATTCTGGTTGCCCATCCTCGGCAGAACTTTCTTCCATATGGTCGTTTTTTTCGCAATCCCCTTCTGCAGGTGAATCTACATGTGAGCAGGAATTAAGGCAAATGAGCATCACTGAGACTTCCTGGTACCCTACCGAAAATACCATTAGCCAGAATGATACTGGTGATGCTGAAGTTAATCGTGATTACAATGTGGATAGGGGAAGTAGCTGGAGTGGGTCTTCAATTCCTGAACTCAGATCTGGACCAGGATTACTTGATCAGCCAGCTGGAACAGCCGACACATCATTATCCGAG TTATCTTGTCCTCAAACAAAGTGTCCTGGAGTTTGCGAAGATGATCTTTATGATGATTTCAACAtggatgaaattgatttgaaccttgaaaaatatgaagaactcttTGGATTAACTCTCAATCATTCAGAAGAACTTTTTGGGAATGGTGGGATTGATAGCTTATTTGGGACGAAGGACATGTCTGCTACTGATTCCTACCAGGGTGCAGTGGCTGCTGAG GGCTCATCTGTTGGACTGGTGAATGCAATCCAGCCAGCATGCAGCAATGCTGCATCTGCTGATTCCATGATGAGCAATAAAACCgattcaattttgtgttttacgGCAAGGCAAGACCATTCGAGCTTCTCATTTTCTGGCCTTACTGGAGAGAGTAGCGGAGGAGATTACCAAGATTGTGGAGCTTCATCATTGCTTCTCATGGGAGAGGTCCCTTGGTGTCCTCCATCTGAAGGCCCCTTCTCATCGGCAACTCGAAGTGATGCTGTCATGCGttacaaggaaaagaaaaaaacacGGAA GTTTGAAAAGCGAGTGAGATATGCCTCTCGAAAAGCAAGGGCTGATGTGAGAAAGCGTGTGAAGGGACGCTTTGTCAAAGCTGGTGATGACTATGATTATGATCCATTGAACCCAACTCGAAGCTGCTGA
- the LOC108468045 gene encoding uncharacterized protein LOC108468045, with the protein MDLEQNLESLSLQNSGETLSGKLRRLKVSSNVFFVYHDQDGFGNAIARALNPTPHPCSKAFELVDLELGDAKLNASITQFMDGENLKATMVMLDHLEPPLLSQAINSVLTKIADAEHIPSTVPTIIAPFLVPASKLRLEGRLFTTNSGKLPLYSIQVGPETDVSRAIAAKTQKPPPSLQIHYEPLACFLHLVRAANLPTSIIVGQRSQSPFNQALSEDLQTLYEIGQLAASTTGTYFQREQTSTNWIPTAKPASGGGVGEPWLAFYG; encoded by the exons ATGGATCTAGAGCAAAATCTGGAATCACTCTCACTCCAAAACAGCGGAGAAACACTAAGTGGAAAGTTGCGGAGATTGAAGGTTTCTTCGAATGTGTTCTTCGTTTACCATGACCAAGATGGGTTCGGAAACGCCATCGCCCGAGCTCTCAATCCTACTCCCCATCCTTGTAGTAAAGC CTTCGAGTTAGTCGACCTGGAATTAGGTGATGCAAAATTGAATGCCTCTATTACTCAATTTATGGATGGAGAAAATCTAAAG GCAACAATGGTAATGTTGGATCATTTGGAGCCGCCACTACTGTCACAGGCTATAAATTCAGTTCTGACTAAAATAGCAGATGCAGAGCACATACCATCTACCGTACCCACTATCATAGCCCCTTTTCTTGTACCGGCATCAAAGCTGAGGTTGGAAGGTAGGTTGTTTACAACAAATAGCGGCAAGCTTCCTCTCTATAGTATCCAAGTAGGCCCCGAGACTGATGTAAGTCGAGCCATTGCTGCCAAAACCCAGAAGCCACCTCCATCTTTGCAAATTCATTACGAGCCTTTAGCCTGCTTTCTTCACCTGGTCCGTGCTGCAAACTTGCCAACTTCTATTATAGTCGGGCAAAGAAGCCAAAGCCCATTTAATCAAGCTTTAAGTGAGGACCTGCAG ACCCTGTATGAGATAGGACAGCTTGCGGCAAGCACGACTGGGACATACTTCCAGAGAGAGCAAACTAGCACAAATTGGATTCCAACAGCAAAGCCAGCAAGTGGTGGTGGTGTTGGAGAGCCATGGCTTGCATTCTATGGTTAA
- the LOC108478579 gene encoding uncharacterized protein LOC108478579 has product MAFHFPLRTQSVGSSAYYAERITEEPHPQTNNKNAQTTVTLMYQTNIVGYCRNVKILWCKNLMNHSLSILVNSTQGNFQYSCKIDLKPWHFWSKKGYKSFEVEGSQVDVYWDLRSAKFTSGPEPVSDYYVALVADEEVVLLLGDYKKKAYKRTKARPALVQPLLIYKKENVFAKKSFATRARFDEKSKEHEIVVESSMTGIKDPEMWISMDGVVLIHVKNLQWKFRGNQTVLVDKQPVQVMWDVHDWMFSSLGTGHGVFIVKPVVADAESDKEGSSQEGDSDAGSKYYSTLSPATASEFSLFLYAWKIE; this is encoded by the coding sequence ATGGCATTTCATTTTCCCTTGAGAACTCAGTCAGTTGGAAGCTCGGCGTATTATGCAGAAAGAATAACGGAAGAACCTCACCCTCAGACAAACAACAAAAACGCTCAGACCACCGTCACGTTGATGTACCAAACGAACATAGTAGGTTATTGTCGGAATGTCAAGATTTTGTGGTGTAAGAACCTTATGAACCATTCTCTCAGCATCCTGGTGAATAGCACGCAAGGTAATTTCCAATACTCGTGCAAGATCGATCTTAAGCCATGGCATTTCTGGAGCAAAAAAGGGTATAAATCCTTTGAGGTTGAAGGGAGCCAAGTGGATGTTTACTGGGATCTTCGTTCAGCTAAATTCACCAGTGGCCCCGAACCTGTCTCGGACTATTATGTCGCCCTAGTTGCTGACGAAGAGGTGGTTCTATTATTGGGggattacaagaaaaaggcataCAAAAGAACGAAAGCGAGACCGGCTTTGGTTCAACCCCTTTTGATTTACAAGAAGGAAAACGTGTTTGCCAAGAAAAGCTTCGCGACACGAGCTAGATTCGATGAAAAAAGCAAAGAACACGAAATTGTTGTTGAGAGTTCGATGACTGGAATAAAAGATCCTGAAATGTGGATTAGCATGGATGGTGTAGTTTTGATTCACGTCAAGAATTTGCAATGGAAATTCAGAGGGAACCAGACTGTTCTGGTCGATAAGCAACCGGTTCAAGTCATGTGGGATGTCCATGACTGGATGTTTAGCAGCCTTGGAACTGGCCACGGCGTGTTCATAGTCAAACCGGTGGTGGCTGATGCAGAGAGTGACAAAGAAGGAAGTAGCCAAGAAGGAGACAGCGATGCCGGAAGCAAGTACTATTCTACACTAAGCCCCGCCACGGCATCCGAATTCAGCTTGTTCCTTTATGCCTGGAAAATTGAGTGA